GGGTAAACAAATTTACACAAGGCAATTACAGAGacttcaatagatataaacacttacaaaaaaaacaactgatGGAAGTATTACAAGGATAATACAGTAAGAACTACAAGGATACATAAGTAAGATAAAGGTAGTTATATAGATTTCAATAGATGTCAGCAATACAGGGGTACACCAGGAAGATAAAGGTAAGTATCTAAATAACAATAGATGAAAGCACTATAATGGCAAAACAGTCAGTTCGAGGCAACTACATCATTTGTACTTACATAAATACAGATCTGAGCACACAATGAGTAAATCGTTAGACAAATGTAAGAAATTAACGATACTTTCACCGTCAGATAATATCAAACATATTACCTAGTTTGCTAAATAATCTTTTTAGTTAtcaatgtaccaggattataattaagtacgcccgACACACGTTacgtctaaataagactcatcagtgacgctcatataaaaaaaggggTTACCAAGTAAGACAAATGTAAGAAATAAACGCTACTTTCATGGTCAGATAatatcaaacatataattaCTTGGTTTGCTAAACGATCTTTATATTTGATTGCCTAGAAgtaacaaatgaatgaaaaaaatcttgaagAACTGACTCCTCTTTCTGTATACTAGGATCAGTAATAATTTTGATATGCTTGTTGTTAGAAAAGAAagtgttttacaaaaaactattaCTTATATCAGCTGTATCAAATACACATGTTTCAAAGACGAATAACACGTTGTGATCAGAATCAGCCACATCATATGATCCAGTTTCCTTTTTCATCAAGGTACAAACTGAGGTCTTCTTGTTGAAGTCTGCAACATGGCATTCTTTTGTGTAAGAACAGATGTAGGTACAATGAATGTCGCTGTAGACAATGACACGTCCAAGGGTCTCATTGTTTCCATCATAACTGTACCCTCCAAATCCACAGGCATAATGAAAGCTAACTGTTTGATAAAACACACCACATTAACTATTTATGTTTAACACttgtaacatgtttttttaaagataatacaAAACTCGTTATAAATGTAACGCGTTCGAATCGCTTTTCTGGACTAACCTTCATCAGAAAGGCTCATAGCCGAATATATGAAATGTTACGCTATATAATCACCGTAATATAAAGGGTCGAAGAGCTATATAACCGAACAGAACATAATGTCAACTTTTGTTGAACTTacagttgaaaccttagtttcttataaTTTATCAACGGGCAATATTACATGTTGACCATTTAGATGTGCAATTTTCGTATCACTATAGCAATAGACTTCATATTACAAATACATTGCTTTATGGATGTTATGTGTATTATTAGGGGCATCAACGACAGAGTCGTCGTAGCAGTTAATCTACCACATTAGTTCTGAGGTTGAGAGTTAAAACCTTGGTCGCCACAAGGTGTGCTTGGTTCGAATCTTACTTTTTAGTTTTTACAAAGTATCTAGTTGAAAGTTGGTTTTTCTCTCCACGTAGTCCAACTTTAACCAGACCAAAACCTGATGCTTTGGTTGATGTCGCTTACGTCAACTAAACAAACaactattttgtatttatcttCATGCTTTCATGTGTTATATTCATGTTTCGTTTTAAGTTACTCGGAATTTATGTGTCCCGCATTAGGTTTTTTGACAGTCCCCATTTGACAGCGGATGACATTGAGGGAATTGAGGTGTATTGCTATAGTCTAGATTTCCATtcgtttttggtttttaaccgATCTATAATCATGATACCAACGTAGATATCATCGAGGGCAAAACAACATTCATTACCGTTTGTTGTAAATAAATCTCTTCAATGGATACTgataaaaatacttttgtttagAAAATAAACTAAAGATATGAAAACGTTTTGTCgttagataaaattgagaatggaaatggggaatgtgtcaaagagacaacaacccgaccaaataaaaaacaacagcagaaggtcaccaacaggtcttcaatgtagcgagaaattcccgcacccggaggcgtccttcagctggccccttaaaaaaaatatatactagttcagtgataatgaacgccatactaatttccaaattgtacacaagaaactaaaattaaaataatacaagactaacaaaggccagaggctcctgacttgggacaatatatatataaaatatgttcagtAAAAGACAAGTGAAGTCAATCTTTTTCAATTGGGTTTTAAGTCATGGTATAAAGTTTCattgtaaaatatacaaaaagttaTTCATAATGGTACAGATGAATACCGCTCATTAATAAATCAGTTAAATTACCTTTCAAACGGAGCTAATGGATATTGTTCTGCTATCATTAAAGTCTTTCTATGAAAAGTAATATTTCCGTACCTATATTATTGCCCAAAACTACGCAGATGTAAATTCTTAAAcgaataatttgaaatatgagGATAGAATATAAGAATCTTTTTTAGTCATCGGCGAATTTCTGTgatgaatatttgattttataattgaacTTTAACCTTTAATCTGTAGTTCATTGtttctcataaaaaaaatatttaaactaagACTGTAAATGGAGTTTTGTTGGCCCTATCGTTTTGACCATAATTGACTTGAGGGAGCATTTATGTGCAGTGGTacacatatatcatgtactttTTTCATGTTTCTTATCTCACCTgcgcacagaaaaaaaaatcacaaaagttccGAACTGCTatgaaaattctaaacggaatAATTTGTTAGCAAAcggaaaaatcaaaaactcaaatacatcaaacgaatgaatagcAAGGgttatatttctgacttggtacatactTTTTTGGTGTAGAGAAAATGGGAAATAAAccctagttttatagctagcatACCCGCTCTACTTCAtaacagtcgcataaaattccattatattgaaaatgatgtgtgaacaaaacaaacagacaaatggtACAAACTTCTTgtgtttatttttcacaattcgTTCGCTATGCTCCTGTCTTTTGTGAAGTTTTGGTTTTTTACGAAGGTAGTCTGTGTATTGCATGTACATTATTAAGTATGGAAATTCGTTACCACAAATTGATTAAAACTAAATCCTTCCAGCGacagaaatttttgttttcaagttcGAACGAGCTAGCacattcttatttatttttaagatgtTGCTTACCGGACGTTTAGAAAAGATTTTGGTAAACTTATtgattctaaaaggttaccaattcaatactgtaactaaaataaaattattcgttgtaatatttgttctgttgtcagtaaattaaaatcaaactgaATATCATTGTTGTACACATATGCACTTACATTCATGCATCCATTTGTGGACTGCAAATCTTGGACTTGAGCAAGGTCATTTTTTGTACTGTTTAAGACGTCTTTAAACTAAATTCATttgatgttggatgtgtactgagtGATTATTTTGTGTAAGATGCATGattctttatattatttgttaatggctttaaatagttatcaaaagtaccaggattatgattaaGTACGCCAaaagcgcgtttcgtctacataagactcaactGTAACgcttatataataaaatttataaagccaagcaagtacaaagttgaagagtatcgaggatccaaaattccaaacaaattgtgccaaatacggctgaggtaatatatgcctgggataagaaaatccttaattttttcgaaaaattaaagttttgtaagcaggaaatttataaaaatacccacattattgatatacatgtcaacaccgaagtgttgactactgggctggtgaaaccctcggggacgagacgtccaccagcagtggcatcaacccagtggtgtaaattgttatccaatgtaccaggattataatttagtacgccagacgcgcgtttcgtctacataagactcatcagtgacgctcatatcaaaatatttataaggcaaacaagtacaaagttgaagagcatgctgatccaaaatttaaaaaagttgtgcgaaatacgactaaggtaatctatgcctgggataagaaaatccttagttttttcgaaaaaatgaaagttttgtaagcaggaaatttaaaaaaaaaatgacattattgatattcatatcaaacTCGACATATATACCAGAACTAAAGTGTTATGCTTACGCcacacgcgcgtttcgtctgtcTATacaacagtttatctctatttatcattgttaattatcatatttaagataataacaaaaaactgcacACTTCGTAACAGCAACCCAACAGCTGGTTGCCTGATACGTCTGATAATTTCCGTGTAGAAATTAATACATTTCACCTGCTGAACATCTTAAATTATTGTGAAAATGGCTCTTACTGCAATAGTTACAGAGATACAAGCCAAAAACTATATTTTCCCCATGTTGTTCCCCATATTTTGCCATGTTGGCCATCTTAGTTAATTGGCGGGGCCATCGGACACAAATATATACCATAAAGAAGATTTAGgccaaatttgattttatttgggtAGTAATTTCAGGGCAAAACaaattgttacagtaaataatgacgacgacggacgacgacgttATAAATGACTTCGACGGACTACTTCGACGTTGACGACGACTGACGAGGACACAATTAGtcctttaattttctatgtggTCCATCTAAAAATGGGCATTAGGTGCTTAtatccttttttaaaatgactcgAAACTGACTTCCTTTTATTTACTTAAGTTCTTGTCTaatttacaattcatattttatttttttaaccccTCGAAATTTGTTAGAACTAATGACAATCTCAAGTACCGGACTTTGAcccttcatttaaaaaaatgcatatctttTCATCTCTACGACCATTTCTTTAACTAAACATGCACATTTCACGTGCAGATCTTTTGCTCTTCGAAAGTTAAAAATGTGTTGCCCTGGTCACTAAATTGTAgcattttcttacttttaatCATCCAAAAGTAGTTTTTGAAGTTGAATGAACCGTTAAATAACCGCTAAGAGACATGAACTTATGGTTTTTCATTTACATCGTTATAAACCCAGAtctaaattttctttaattcaaataaaatacaatgtttatGTAGATAGGTATTTTGACGGTTGAAAATAAAGAAGTTATTAATTCATGCATTGTCATAAGCTGTTGCTCGATAGCGTTGTTCAAGAGCCCTTTATCTTCGTGGGTCATATTAGTGATGTAATAACTGGACAGAAACTATATTGTTTCTGAGCTGTTGGAAAACCTTGAAAATAAGGTTGACGTTTactttaaagattatttttattgCTTCATTATTGAATATATTCAAAAGACGTAAGAATTTCATTAGAACAAGACTTTAAGACACTTTCTATCGGAAAATAGTTAAGGTCTTCTTGTTGTTAAATATAACTTTCATAGTTTCTCAATTGCACAATGTCCAGCAACgactaaataaatgtttaattgatgaaaaaaacGCTGtcggttgtttttttgttgcactaacttcagtgtttctgttgtttagttgttttcctattattgtttatgtgtttccgacgtttaagtttgttacccggCTATGTTTTctcttgttgaaggccgtgctgTGACCGATAGTTATTTCATAAGGCAGCAggatatcatatatttagtcgTCGTGCTCGTCTACAATAGGTTAATAAACAACTAGGAAAACTTGGTGAATTTAATAGTGAAATTTTAGTGAAAAAAGGAAGTTTATGTTTTTCGTAAAaagtaaagtaacaaaaaaaaagagaactcCGAGTAAAATTGAAAACGAAAAGTACCTAATTTAATGGCAACATTAAAAGTTCAAACTCATCGAACGAATTGCTAACAACTGTTTATTTCTGACTATTGTTAATCATGATTATTGAAGTAAATGAAGCTAATAAAATCATTCATATTTATGTCATATAAAATACGCGAGTTTACCCCTAAAAATAAGTTTAACTGAAGACGATAgtttctaaattaaaattatcCTCAAATAGATGCATTTCTCGAAAATATTAAGTTGCAGGGGTTTAATGAAgtcgaaaaataaaaaagaactgaCTCTTCATCATCGTTACCAGAACTTCTCTTCGATATCGATCAATACTAATGTAGCTTTCATTTTTAacgatttgtttttaattttgctgTATGAAaaggaggtttggctagccataaaaccaaaTGCAACCCACCATTTCTTCTtaaacggtatactactgttacctttatttaatgttaatatCGAATGTCGTAATCCCAATCCAgtcctttttttcaattgaatcaaAATGATTTCTTTACTGGAAGAATGTTAAACTTAAGTACTTTTCTTTGTTAGCACCTGagtagcacctgagatcacccctagtttttggtggggttcgtgttgtttattctttagttttctatgttgtgtcatgtgtactattgtttttctgtttgtctttttcatttttagccatggcgttgtcagtttgttttagatttatgagtttgactgtccctttggtatctttcgtccctcttttaagtcTTCACTAAACTAAGGAATTATACTTAAATCGGAACCTTTCTCTAATTACCAAATGATATAGTCTAGCTCATCACATGTACTGATCATCCGTGTAAAAGTTTCTTATGATTATTTACATTCAGTGATCAATGCatgcttttattttaaagaGCTGGGGTTATATAGATATTggcatgtaaaacaattcaatagaATGTAACACAGTATaatcacagtgtagatactattctgtacgctatccggaagtcgctATTTTCGAAGCGATGATTTCCAACTGGCTAACAGGACGTTTTGCCTACGGTGAACTCCTTCTTTCCAAGAACAATCATGGAATGGAATACATTACCTGCCAGGGTTGCTGAAGTGGGATCAGTTGAAGATTTTCGCTCAGGGCTAGAGACAACACATTAATACCAGACTGGACGattgtacataattttaacCGTAACAACctgattttattgtaaatactgTATATAGCCTTAGGGGACTAGATATGTGATGTCACCATGCGTAGTCCCGCAGAGTTTAAACGTTTCATTGAAGGAACCCAACTCTTATATGGAAGAAGATTCTGTGGTGTTCTGTGGTAAAAAGACGCTCCGCATTTTCCAGATGCATCACGGGTAATCTCACAAAATCTCGCGTCGCATAAGATGTTTTACTACAGTCTATGCAAAAGCTCACGAGATTCCAATCcttctaactatacaaatccttggtgaaatgagaaaaaaaaagtggaCAACATTCTCAACTGATATAGTGATATAGTTATATTCAATAAACACTTTGTTAACAAAACATAAGACACTTAAGTAAGAAATTGAGGCTATGTATTATTGGTTTAATTCCTTGTAGTACTAacgaaaaattgaaaaaagtacgCTTTAATGCTGTAGAAATATGCTATTTTGTCggttttttaattaaaatattttaatcagagTCGGCGGCTACATCTCTCGCTACATAAGTTAGCATTTTTCTATTAGGCCTAACATTTGtgatacatttaatataaatctaTGATTTATATGGAACCCTTTATCCGATTTGTTCCAGTGAGCTTCCTTGacaaaaaattacatttcaatCTAGAATATACAATGCATCTTTGAATTCTCCGCCTATTATGATAGGCCGTTAACctttagagttatctttcttggGAAATCTTTACATTTTCAGACGATTGTTGTGTGAgtaaataatatatgtatttatgtttattggtaatttctgtgtaaATAGCTGTATTTAATTGTTACATTTATATAGTTGAAAAATTCACTAAATTTTATGAGAAATTTTCATGCGATTCAAGGTGTATAAAGGTTCCAAATTTCCAATCGACATTACAACCGTGACTCACTTTGTTTGGCAACTGAACAGAGAAATATAATAATAGAATGATATGTCGTTGATTTCAAGATTATTTATATTGCATTGAACAGTGGGAGAACTAGAAATcttgaaaaggggggggggggattgtAAAGGGGAAAAGGGGGGATCCAGTCATGCTTCGTGATtttctatataatcaaccaattttttccccTTATAGCCTCAGCAGGAGTCTGCCTCTGTTGAAAGCATATCAGAGCTTgtgtatttataaaacaatgaaaaggtTAATACTGCTAAAGACAAAAGGATACACTAAATGTATCTTCCAAAGAAATATGTATTATAATGTGAACGTACACAAAAGGTATGGAACACAATTACTGACATCAGAtacatataccatgtatactacAATGTCTACAATTATATTgtaatatacataataaaatgtatcTCTGGGGATATTATTTAGCAGCTAAAAAAACACCAATGTTTCCTAgacatttacaataaaaaaaaagagtactGATTTGCATGAGTTTgctcacaggcacttgtctcagaaaaaaaaattacctctataccttaatataacaacaccgtgttatattaaggtatagaggtaatttttttttctgagacaagtgcctgtgagtttgctataaaaaaaaatgtttttttaaatggtaaaattttGTATCAGCAGTAGTGAATCAGTAACAcccccaaaaaacaaaaacacaaacatactgtCCATGATTTGCAAATGCCATCTGTagcttttttaaaacaacaatcaaagAGCCACTCCctccaaaaaacaaaaagaacaatttgataattaatcatgttaattgttGAAGATTCATAATAGaatataattatgatttttattaaaaaacattGCATCATTCAAtgatattcatttgttttctgtaatttcAGTCTGCATATATCCACTCCTACTGATAACATGGTTAAGGACAGTCATCCACTCATACTGATAACATGGTTAAAGACAGTCATCCACTCATACTGATAACATGGTTAAGGACAGTCTTTCTACAAATTGAACAGCAGCTTTTCTGTGTAAAAGCCACTGTTACAACAACGTTATTATTTCTGATAATCAAGCACACATACTTTTTTAGAAACAACATTTTCTGCTGATTAAGCTTCCTCTGTCAACAGTTTAGGTTTATCCGTGTATTAAGGTTACtgtatcaatatttttgtttttcagatgCAGCTCACTGGGTCAAAgaacagttttttttctgaaaatctcaCTTCAGATTAGTGGATAAACAAGTTTTGATGATACTTACAGACTGAAACCTCTTGACCAGGGCATATTTGTTTGATTCTTGAAAATGGAAACTTTCAGAGAAATATCTATCATTACTGAAGAACTTGTATATAAAGAGTTGAATTGCACTGAAAAACTTGAACTCTCTAATACTAGCGTTAAATGTTGCAGATGTGATCTATGTGGTAAAGAGTTTACGAAACCTAGCTACTTAAAATTACATTACCCTACCCATACTGGATACAAACGTTATAAATGTGAAGAATGTGGTAAAATGTTCACTCAAAAAGGAACGCTGCAAAAACACATGGTAATCCACACAGgcgaaaaacaatttaattgcGGCATATGTGACAAAGTGTTTACACAAATAAGTAATTTGAATGCacatttaaaaacacattcTGGTGACAAACCTTATAAATGTCAAGAATGTGGTAAACAATTCGTCCAAAAAGGAAATCTAAAAAGACATGTTAAAACCCATACTAATGAAAGACATTATAAGTGTAATCTATGCGATAAAGAGTTTACTCAGAGTCAGAGCTTGAGGAGACATTTATTAACACATACTGGTGAAAAATCTCATAGATGTGAAACGTGCGGGAAAGCCTTCAGTCAGAGGAGCCATCTTCAAATTCACCTGAGACAGCATACCGGTGAGAGACCATTTCCTTGTGGTATCTGTGGTAAAGAATTCCGATTGGCTGAAAACTTGAAGATGCATTCAACAACACATACGGGTGAAAAACCATACAAATGTGAAGTATGTGGGAAACAATTTGgtcagaaaaattcaaaaacaaggCACATGAACATCCATACGGgtgaaaaaacatacaaatgtgTGATATGTGGGCACAGTTTTAATCAGCATCATAGCTTGAGATCTCATTTAAGAATACATACTGGTGAAAAACCTTATAAATGTGATATGTGTGATAAGGCTTTTCGTAATCGTCACAACTTGACAAATCATTATGCTATACACACAGgtgaaaaatcattttcatgcGGTGTGTGCGGTAAAGAATTTCGACTAAGTCAGCATGTGCAGAGACATTTAAATAGAGT
The genomic region above belongs to Mytilus trossulus isolate FHL-02 chromosome 7, PNRI_Mtr1.1.1.hap1, whole genome shotgun sequence and contains:
- the LOC134726766 gene encoding zinc finger protein 239-like; amino-acid sequence: METFREISIITEELVYKELNCTEKLELSNTSVKCCRCDLCGKEFTKPSYLKLHYPTHTGYKRYKCEECGKMFTQKGTLQKHMVIHTGEKQFNCGICDKVFTQISNLNAHLKTHSGDKPYKCQECGKQFVQKGNLKRHVKTHTNERHYKCNLCDKEFTQSQSLRRHLLTHTGEKSHRCETCGKAFSQRSHLQIHLRQHTGERPFPCGICGKEFRLAENLKMHSTTHTGEKPYKCEVCGKQFGQKNSKTRHMNIHTGEKTYKCVICGHSFNQHHSLRSHLRIHTGEKPYKCDMCDKAFRNRHNLTNHYAIHTGEKSFSCGVCGKEFRLSQHVQRHLNRVHVNVNKN